A stretch of the Glycine soja cultivar W05 chromosome 13, ASM419377v2, whole genome shotgun sequence genome encodes the following:
- the LOC114380800 gene encoding EID1-like F-box protein 2, whose product MILTKQYRCVHSASCQCTKGHLSEDVIFLVFQHLNWNPKLIAALSCVCKWFDDLSKQVLWKEFCKTRAPKMMLDLQSSGSHSVDGNWRALGKLLIFCSGCRQGSLFNNVQVPGHFVNKTRFSRTSGKSFLMPQCINDVLYVSDPCEHIGQSEEGDLGFFRGIFKSFASSNVRRMLINRGAQLHQTEICPYCKAKLWSMLQANMIPQTASCRLGSYEDYTEYYVCLNGHLLGVCTLLPLSDSEDVSEE is encoded by the coding sequence ATGATTCTCACAAAGCAGTATCGATGCGTACATTCAGCTAGCTGTCAATGCACCAAGGGTCATTTAAGTGAAGATGTGATATTCTTGGTGTTTCAGCATTTGAATTGGAACCCGAAGCTAATTGCTGCTCTGTCATGTGTGTGCAAATGGTTTGACGATCTTTCAAAGCAAGTTCTATGGAAAGAATTTTGTAAAACGAGAGCTCCGAAGATGATGCTTGATCTGCAATCTAGTGGAAGCCACAGTGTTGATGGGAACTGGAGGGCTCTGGGGAAGCTTCTTATATTCTGTTCAGGTTGCAGGCAAGGCAGTTTGTTCAATAACGTTCAGGTTCCTGGCCATTTTGTTAACAAGACTCGATTTTCTAGAACATCAGGAAAGAGCTTTCTCATGCCACAATGCATAAATGATGTTTTGTATGTGTCTGATCCTTGTGAGCATATTGGCCAAAGTGAAGAGGGCGATTTAGGATTCTTCCGAGGAATTTTCAAGTCTTTTGCATCCTCAAATGTCAGGAGGATGCTAATTAACAGAGGCGCACAGCTTCATCAAACCGAGATTTGCCCGTATTGTAAGGCAAAGCTGTGGAGCATGCTGCAGGCTAATATGATTCCACAAACTGCTAGTTGCAGGTTGGGTTCCTATGAAGATTATACTGAGTATTACGTGTGCCTTAATGGTCACTTGCTTGGGGTCTGCACATTGTTACCATTGTCCGATTCAGAAGATGTGTCTGAGGAGTAA